In a genomic window of Callithrix jacchus isolate 240 chromosome 22, calJac240_pri, whole genome shotgun sequence:
- the PWWP3A gene encoding PWWP domain-containing DNA repair factor 3A isoform X7, which yields MPCILEEDEEDEEPPRILLYHEPRSFEVGMLVWLKYQKYPFWPAVVKSVRRRDKKASVLFIEGDMNPKGKGITVSLRRLKHFDCKDKQALLNQAREDFDQAIGWCVSLITDYRVRLGCGSFAGSFLEYYAADISYPVRKSIQQDVLGTRFPQLSKGSPEEPVRGSPLGQRQPCRKVLPDRSRAARDRANQKLVEYIVKAKGAESHLRAILKSRKPSRWLQTFLSSSQYVTCVETYLEDEGQLDLVVKYLQGVYQEVGAKVLRRSNGDRIRFILDVLLPEAIICAISAVDEVDYKTAEEKYIKGPSLSHREKEIFDNQLLEQRSRR from the exons ATGCCCTGTATACTGGAGGAAGACGAGGAAGACGAGGAGCCGCCGAGAATCCTTTTATACCACG AACCACGGTCGTTTGAAGTGGGAATGCTAGTCTGGCTTAAGTATCAGAAATACCCCTTCTGGCCAGCAGTG GTCAAAAGCGTCCGGCGGAGAGATAAGAAAGCGAGCGTCCTGTTCATCGAAGGGGACATGAACCCGAAGGGGAAAGG GATCACAGTGTCCCTTCGAAGATTAAAGCACTTTGACTGTAAAGACAAGCAGGCGCTTCTG AACCAAGCCAGGGAGGACTTCGACCAGGCCATCGGCTGGTGCGTCTCCCTCATCACCGACTACAGGGTCCGCTTAG GCTGCGGGTCTTTTGCCGGCTCTttcctggaatactatgcagctgatATAA GCTATCCTGTCCGAAAATCCATCCAGCAGGACGTCCTAGGGACCAGGTTTCCTCAGCTGAGCAAGGGGAGCCCCGAGGAGCCGGTGCGGGGAAGCCCACTGGGGCAGAGGCAGCCCTGCCGGAAAGTGCTCCCTGACCGCTCTCGGGCTGCCCGGGACCGGGCCAACCAGAAGCTGGTGGAGTACATCGTGAAGGCCAAGGGCGCAGAGAGCCACCTGCGGGCCATCCTGAAGAGCAGGAAGCCATCGCGCTGGCTGCAGACCTTCCTGAGCTCCAGCCAGTACGTGACCTGCGTGGAGACCTACCTGGAGGACGAGGGACAGCTGGACCTGGTGGTGAAGTACCTGCAGGGCGTCTACCAGGAGGTGGGCGCCAAGGTGCTCCGGCGCAGCAACGGCGACCGGATCCGCTTCATTCTGGACGTGCTTCTGCCCGAG GCCATCATCTGTGCGATCTCTGCGGTGGACGAGGTGGACTACAAGACGGCCGAGGAGAAGTACATCAAGGGGCCTTCCCTGAGCCACAG ggaaaaagaaatatttgacaaCCAGCTCCTTGAACAGCGGAGCCGGCGATGA